In Jejubacter calystegiae, the following are encoded in one genomic region:
- a CDS encoding protein ninH, whose product MRHFITIPELLESSRGSVKAVAERLGCDRHTVSKYARDREAQSHAVVNGRLMAVFGKRGKHRHESEAV is encoded by the coding sequence ATGAGGCACTTCATCACAATCCCTGAGTTGCTCGAATCATCACGGGGTAGCGTGAAAGCAGTTGCTGAGCGTCTGGGATGTGACAGACACACAGTCAGCAAATACGCGAGAGACAGAGAGGCCCAGAGCCATGCGGTGGTAAATGGTCGGCTGATGGCGGTATTCGGCAAGCGCGGTAAGCATCGACATGAATCGGAGGCGGTATGA
- a CDS encoding DUF7301 family protein yields MSTHRELFKSDVAESRARFKKYYRSSSLPMREKFKHRPKEPHYPRDRVLQKIINRDMQYRMNQIIDTVNGGESGKDAVQHRHHESVSAGGQGYQEQVEQTLTAVGIKVEAK; encoded by the coding sequence ATGTCAACGCACAGAGAACTATTTAAGTCAGACGTTGCTGAAAGCCGCGCAAGATTTAAAAAATATTACAGGTCATCTTCACTGCCAATGCGCGAGAAATTCAAGCATCGCCCAAAAGAACCACATTACCCCAGAGACAGGGTTCTACAAAAGATTATCAATCGGGATATGCAATACAGGATGAACCAGATTATTGACACGGTTAATGGAGGGGAAAGTGGAAAAGATGCTGTGCAACACCGTCACCATGAATCTGTTAGTGCTGGCGGTCAGGGTTATCAGGAACAAGTCGAACAAACACTTACCGCCGTAGGCATCAAGGTGGAGGCTAAGTGA
- a CDS encoding ATP-binding protein translates to MDINEKISNVERKLSELSKPPADIPHSTVEIVAAHCESHGEYEQRVRTITGMIKIPPNHTECPGCLREQLDELHREREQIDAEARRRTIERLKLDFRVPERFADCTLDNYVPGCDDAKKALRVCQAYASKWPDRLKRGGGLVMCGKPGTGKNHLALAIAQHVIEKHQSTAVFTTALKIAREYKATWSKSATRSEDDVIRQFTRPDLLIIDEVGVQFGSEAEKLIMFEIINTRYERMRPTILISNQSKEELSAFIGERVIDRMNDGGGCTLAFTWDSYRGNRA, encoded by the coding sequence ATGGACATCAACGAGAAAATTTCCAACGTGGAGAGAAAACTCTCCGAACTGAGCAAGCCGCCTGCGGATATCCCGCACAGCACAGTTGAAATCGTAGCTGCTCACTGTGAGTCGCACGGTGAGTACGAGCAGCGAGTTAGGACGATTACCGGGATGATCAAGATTCCTCCAAACCATACGGAATGCCCTGGCTGCCTGAGAGAGCAACTGGACGAACTACACAGAGAGCGGGAGCAGATTGACGCTGAAGCACGACGCCGAACTATCGAGCGCCTGAAGTTGGATTTTCGCGTTCCTGAGCGATTCGCTGATTGCACTCTGGATAACTACGTTCCTGGTTGTGATGACGCGAAAAAGGCACTCAGGGTGTGTCAGGCATACGCCTCAAAGTGGCCTGATCGCCTCAAGCGCGGCGGCGGACTGGTTATGTGTGGTAAGCCTGGTACTGGCAAGAATCACCTGGCGTTGGCTATTGCACAGCACGTCATCGAGAAGCACCAGAGCACGGCGGTATTCACTACTGCCCTGAAAATTGCCCGCGAGTACAAGGCAACCTGGTCGAAAAGCGCAACTCGCTCCGAAGACGATGTTATCCGCCAGTTCACCCGGCCAGACCTGCTGATTATCGATGAAGTCGGCGTCCAGTTCGGTAGCGAAGCTGAGAAGCTAATCATGTTCGAAATCATCAACACCCGTTACGAACGCATGCGCCCCACGATTCTGATTAGCAACCAGAGCAAAGAGGAGCTATCCGCGTTCATCGGTGAGCGGGTGATAGACCGCATGAACGACGGAGGCGGATGCACGCTGGCATTCACGTGGGATAGCTACAGGGGGAACAGAGCATGA
- a CDS encoding phage holin, protein MKHMSKLASGAAYGASAGTVANGLLTRLSPDEWSAIGVIAGIFVALLTFAINWYYKRKSTLAKIQAYQRWLNMNNIEDED, encoded by the coding sequence ATGAAACATATGAGCAAACTAGCATCTGGCGCGGCTTATGGAGCCTCGGCTGGTACTGTTGCCAATGGTCTCTTAACCCGGTTAAGCCCGGATGAATGGAGTGCTATCGGCGTCATTGCCGGTATTTTCGTTGCACTCCTGACGTTCGCTATCAACTGGTACTACAAGCGCAAAAGCACCCTGGCAAAAATTCAGGCATATCAGCGCTGGCTCAACATGAATAACATCGAAGACGAGGATTAA
- a CDS encoding DUF1364 domain-containing protein has translation MANLRKAARGRECQIRIPGVCNGNPETSVLTHYRMSGTCGVGCKPDDTQGAIGCNCCHDAVDGRIKTPFTHDELRLMHAEGVLRTQAIWIKEGLIKT, from the coding sequence ATGGCAAATCTTCGCAAAGCAGCCAGGGGTAGAGAATGCCAGATTCGAATACCCGGAGTGTGCAACGGAAACCCTGAAACATCTGTACTGACTCACTACCGGATGTCTGGAACCTGTGGTGTTGGATGCAAGCCGGACGACACTCAGGGCGCCATCGGGTGTAACTGCTGTCACGATGCTGTAGATGGCCGGATAAAGACGCCGTTCACTCATGATGAATTGAGGCTGATGCATGCTGAGGGTGTGCTCAGGACGCAGGCCATCTGGATTAAGGAGGGGCTGATAAAGACATGA
- a CDS encoding lysis protein, translating into MISKTKVAFWALLSAIVITAFALASHYHGKYTEERSRANAAESLAKTRQAQINGLVAAQKGVAEIDERYTKQLKAKDDEIASLRDRVDSGAVRLRVKASCPDRLPGTTSSPGMANAGAAELSPDARQDYYTLRRQLETATAQIGGLQDYIRTQCLK; encoded by the coding sequence ATGATATCTAAAACAAAGGTCGCATTCTGGGCGTTACTGTCAGCCATCGTAATCACAGCATTTGCTCTCGCAAGCCACTATCACGGCAAGTACACGGAAGAACGGAGCAGGGCTAACGCTGCTGAGAGCCTGGCAAAGACCCGACAGGCTCAGATTAACGGTCTGGTTGCCGCTCAGAAAGGGGTGGCGGAAATTGATGAACGCTACACAAAACAACTCAAGGCGAAAGACGATGAGATTGCCTCTCTGCGTGACAGGGTTGATTCTGGTGCTGTCCGGCTGCGCGTCAAAGCAAGCTGCCCTGACAGATTGCCCGGCACCACCTCCTCCCCCGGCATGGCTAATGCAGGAGCCGCCGAACTATCTCCAGACGCTCGACAGGATTATTACACCCTCAGACGCCAGTTAGAGACGGCAACGGCTCAGATTGGCGGGTTGCAGGACTACATCAGGACTCAGTGCCTCAAATAA
- a CDS encoding RusA family crossover junction endodeoxyribonuclease, with the protein MNEYQFVLPYPPSVNNYWRRKGPQYFISKKGQEYRKIVQQIIFDQDLDIYTNSRLRIKIIANAPDNRRRDIDNILKSLLDSLVHAGFAEDDEQFDDIRVIRGEKVPGGRVGIKITELEAA; encoded by the coding sequence ATGAATGAATATCAGTTTGTTCTACCGTACCCGCCGTCTGTTAATAACTACTGGAGACGGAAAGGACCGCAATATTTCATCAGCAAAAAAGGGCAAGAATACAGAAAAATAGTGCAGCAAATAATTTTTGACCAAGACCTTGACATATACACCAACTCCCGCCTCCGAATAAAAATCATCGCAAACGCTCCAGATAACAGACGCCGAGATATCGACAACATTCTCAAGAGCCTCCTGGATTCTCTCGTCCACGCCGGGTTTGCGGAGGATGACGAACAGTTTGATGACATTCGCGTAATTCGTGGAGAAAAAGTGCCTGGTGGCAGGGTTGGAATAAAAATCACTGAACTGGAGGCGGCATGA
- a CDS encoding KilA-N domain-containing protein yields the protein MQYPTVIVNGVSVRVDEEGRYNLNDLHAAAVLKGEATEAQRPSKFMRSSQIGRFAESLTKAQKRASVKIIKGGIESGIWGLELIAIRYAAWLNPAFEIRVYETFREAVLNGISSMTMLNRLDLLITNEKQEVSECARKMNRWGVGGRKNMLETTRQNLIDQMDPDMVAIMQGAA from the coding sequence ATGCAATATCCAACCGTAATTGTTAATGGCGTATCTGTTCGAGTAGATGAAGAAGGGCGCTACAACCTGAATGATCTACACGCAGCAGCAGTATTGAAAGGCGAGGCCACAGAAGCGCAGCGACCAAGTAAATTCATGCGTAGCTCTCAAATTGGGCGATTTGCCGAATCATTAACCAAAGCCCAAAAAAGGGCTTCGGTAAAAATCATTAAGGGTGGCATTGAATCAGGCATTTGGGGGCTTGAGCTAATCGCTATTCGCTATGCAGCCTGGCTGAATCCTGCCTTTGAAATTCGGGTATACGAGACATTCCGTGAGGCTGTGCTAAACGGAATATCCAGCATGACCATGCTTAACAGACTCGACTTGCTGATCACGAATGAAAAGCAGGAGGTAAGCGAGTGTGCTCGCAAGATGAATCGCTGGGGTGTCGGTGGTAGGAAGAACATGCTTGAAACCACCCGGCAGAACCTAATTGACCAGATGGACCCCGACATGGTCGCAATCATGCAGGGAGCAGCGTAA
- a CDS encoding helix-turn-helix domain-containing protein encodes MNNYETIIKFITENPGSGLAELQRHTRISRSSLTSSLSRLAERGYLWRTRTGGRFIYFESRAVAIQHGATTGTVLNKPMKFGCTNELTALFNRCLAAARSAV; translated from the coding sequence ATGAACAACTACGAAACCATCATCAAATTCATCACCGAGAATCCCGGAAGCGGCCTGGCCGAATTGCAGAGACATACCAGAATCAGCAGGTCGTCTCTTACATCGTCATTGAGCAGGCTGGCGGAGCGAGGATATCTCTGGCGCACCAGAACGGGCGGGCGGTTTATCTATTTCGAGAGCCGAGCCGTGGCTATTCAGCATGGCGCAACTACCGGAACAGTTCTGAATAAACCAATGAAATTCGGATGCACTAACGAGCTAACCGCGCTGTTTAACCGCTGTCTGGCAGCAGCAAGGAGTGCTGTATGA
- a CDS encoding NinE family protein, with product MVFLDGDRTDHSRELRVSRTATEAKRMKRRRSPAQIAIDNTIFRPTKLSRNKPKPIPTASEVQTFDYVYGLLRAKWDRMRTRRQRC from the coding sequence ATGGTGTTTCTCGATGGGGATAGAACTGACCATTCCAGAGAATTGCGAGTATCGAGAACTGCAACGGAGGCAAAACGCATGAAGCGGCGGCGAAGCCCAGCCCAGATAGCCATAGACAACACGATATTCCGACCCACCAAACTCTCCCGCAATAAACCCAAACCAATTCCAACCGCCAGCGAAGTCCAGACGTTCGATTACGTCTACGGCCTGCTGCGTGCGAAATGGGACAGGATGAGAACCAGGAGGCAGAGATGCTAA
- a CDS encoding antiterminator Q family protein, whose amino-acid sequence MSVGELELTKEQHDWINGWLELWGAWVYSGRLEKRRGSMISRFMESVEPSRIMTRPMCNDDDGMLISQVVDSVMCIDKKALGILLSYYSCGASKRAIASYYHKTAKPRKIDRGRRGEGWRKPSEETCRKEVAQILNASLYLLHYPLQSAFKNRKRVEKIKHVA is encoded by the coding sequence GTGAGCGTTGGAGAACTTGAGCTAACCAAAGAGCAACACGACTGGATTAACGGATGGCTTGAGCTATGGGGGGCATGGGTGTATTCAGGGCGCCTGGAGAAACGCAGGGGAAGCATGATATCCAGATTTATGGAAAGCGTCGAGCCATCCCGGATAATGACAAGGCCGATGTGTAATGACGATGACGGAATGTTGATTTCTCAGGTCGTAGATTCCGTTATGTGCATTGACAAAAAGGCCCTTGGCATTCTGCTTAGCTACTACTCTTGTGGTGCATCAAAGAGAGCAATTGCATCTTATTATCACAAGACTGCAAAGCCACGCAAAATAGACAGGGGAAGGAGAGGGGAGGGATGGCGAAAACCATCCGAGGAAACATGTCGGAAAGAGGTCGCCCAGATACTGAATGCAAGCTTGTATTTATTGCACTATCCGCTGCAATCTGCTTTTAAAAATCGCAAACGGGTAGAGAAAATTAAACATGTTGCATAA
- a CDS encoding lysozyme → MAFSPSLKRKLISAAGAGAIGIATLFLGGKDGVEGRKYEAYKDVAGVWTVCDGHTGKDIVIGKAYTDTECDRLLWKDLQPVKRSVDAQVKVPLNEYQRAALYSFAYNVGTGAFSKSTMLKKLNAGDQVGACEEMRRWVYAGGVKWKGLQNRREMERSMCLAAGADDI, encoded by the coding sequence ATGGCATTCAGCCCTTCACTGAAGAGAAAGCTCATTAGCGCCGCTGGCGCTGGGGCGATTGGTATTGCCACGCTATTCCTCGGCGGCAAAGATGGCGTTGAGGGTCGAAAGTACGAGGCGTACAAAGACGTCGCTGGGGTATGGACGGTATGCGACGGTCACACCGGGAAAGACATCGTAATTGGCAAGGCGTACACGGATACTGAGTGCGATCGCCTGCTATGGAAAGACCTGCAACCGGTGAAGCGCTCTGTTGATGCTCAGGTGAAAGTGCCGCTTAACGAATACCAGCGGGCGGCCCTGTACAGCTTCGCTTATAACGTTGGAACAGGTGCATTCTCGAAATCGACGATGCTTAAGAAACTGAACGCCGGTGACCAGGTGGGAGCATGTGAAGAAATGCGCCGGTGGGTCTATGCAGGCGGGGTGAAATGGAAGGGTCTACAGAACAGGCGAGAGATGGAGCGTTCAATGTGCCTGGCGGCAGGTGCGGATGATATCTAA